Within the Gloeobacter kilaueensis JS1 genome, the region GCATCCCGTGTTTTCAAGGGAGAATCTACTGAAAGCTATAGACAAAAATTTGCTCAGCGTGTATGCTGAAGGATCAACACCAGATACTCGGTTTGAGAAGCACCATATGTGGGCGTTACAGGTAGTAGATGGACGTCCTCAAATCGAAAAAATATTTCTTTATCGCGGTGACTTTCTGTTACCAGGAACAGCGGCTGTAAGAATAAGGATTGAAGGAGTTAACCATGCCACTTGAGCATCTATTTGCTGATGAGGTCCCAGATGCTCGTCCGTATGATCATCGAAGAACTCTGTATGAAAAGTTTGGTATCGTCTCAAATCCGTTTCCAAGTGCTAATCAAACTAGTGGTCATCCTCACTTATCAACACCCGCTGACAAGCAAATTGACTCTGAAGTTATAGCATTTTATTCTGATCGCAGATCTCACGTCATTGCTGTTACTGCGACTCAGGGAATCGGAAAAACAAATCTTCTAAATGCTTATGAGACTGCTCTTCGCGAGAAGCTTGCTCCTAAAGGATTTTTTGTGATCAGGTACATTGCAGACCCAGAGCCATCTTTTGACCCACTCATTAGATCAATATTTGAAAACCTTGGTGAAGAGCATTTAGCAAGAACTGTAACAGAATTACGCAAAAAAATCCAACTTGATTCCAAGAGGCAAGATGTTATAGAGCAAGTGAAAGTTCCAGAAGTAAAGATCATGGTGAGATCTTTAATTGGAGCTGATACTGATGATAAACTTCAAAGGCGTTGCTCACTTGCTTATCAATGGCTTATAGGGCTTCCTGTTAGGAAAGCGCATCGTGATGAGATAAGCGTTCAATTTCGGCTTGATACAGTCGAATCTAGAACTCGTGCTCTACAAGACATTGTTTACTTCAGCGCAGCTGTAGGCACTCTTGAGGGTATCTTTCTATTGTTAGATGAGCTAGAAAAGCAGGGTTCTACATTATCCATTATGAATACAGTAAGATATCTTTCAGCTTTGCGTGCTTTGATAGATGCATTGCCAAGATACTTGTTCCTGATGCTAGCTCTTACTCCTGATGCGTTGGAGCGTTATAAAGAGCAAGTGCCAGCTTTAAGGGGTCGCTTGATAAATGAGGTTTCACTTCCTGCACTGACGACAGAAGAACAAGCTATTGACCTATGGAGATTTTATTTGAATTCGGCCGAAATAGAAGCGAAAAGTCTAGCTGATGACAATCAATGGCGAAGGATTCCAAGTGCAGATTTTATTGTAAGCAAGCTTGATGCGCAGCGCCTCTTTGGCGACCTTCTTCGTCGTGGTTCAGTTCGAGGAGCAAATAGTGTTCGTCAGAGAGAATATCTTCATGCATTACATGAGAGTGCTCGCAGGTCTATTGAGTTAGCTGTTTAATAGTTGAGAACGTTTAGAGCTATCTTTCCTCTGAGAGCCAGCTGATTGCGCTTCTAAGCCAGACTTCGGTCTGTTGTTCTTCGGCCAGGGCCGGGGCGATGGCGTCGAGGGCTTTTACGGTTTCATTTGGAGCGAAGCCCAGAGCGAGCAGGGCCATCTCCACCTCGGCGTAGATGCGGGTGTCAGCTTTTGCCCCGACGGCGGCGATGCCCGCCTCCTCGCGCCACTTAGAAAGGCGGGTGCGCAGTTCGAGGGCGAGGCGTTGGGCGGTCTTGGCACCGATGCCGGGGGCGAGGGCGAGGGCACGGGTGTTGCCCTGGAGGATGGCCTGGACCAGTTCGGTGGGAGCAAGGGTTTCGAGGAGCGCCAGGCCCATGCGTGGCCCGATGCCGCTCACCGAGATGAGCTGATCAAAGAGTTCGCGCTCGCTCGCTTCTAAAAAGCCAAATAGCTGCATCGCGTCCTCGCGGACGATGAAGGCCGTAAAAAGCTTCACCTCCTCGCCGATGCGCGGCAGTTGCCGGACGGTGCGGGCATGAATCCAGACGCGGTAGCCGACGCCGCCCACCTCCAGCGTCGCCCAACTCTGGCCGCTGCGTGGACCGACTTCGACAAGCTGGCCGCGCAAAAAGCTAATCACAACTACCTCCGCCCTTTTTCATGTCTGGCGCACGAGCTTGGGCCAGAGCAGGCACGACAGCCAGTTGATCAAAATATGAGCGACGACAGGCACCAGCAGATTGCCCGTAACGAGCATCGCCCCCCCGAGTAGAAGGCCGATGAGCGTCGCCCAGAGCGCGTAGGGCCAGTGACGCCAGTCCCAGATATGGAGCAGACCAAAAAGCACGCTGCTGGCAACAAGCCCGATCGCCGGCAGGGCCACCCCCCGAAAGAGCAATTCCTCGCTCAAGCCGGGCAGCAGTCCGAGCCAGAGGTAATCGAGGCGGCTTAGAGGAGCGAGCACCATTTCCATATATTGAATGGCGCTCTCGCGGTAGGCGGGCCACAGCTGGTAGACCAGCAGGCTGAGGAGACTGATCGCCACTCCCACGCCGACGCCCTGCAACAGGGCTGTCCAGCTGAAGGCAATGGCCAGGTCGATCTGCGCCAGTGTCCGCCAGATCTGAGCCACCAGCAACAGCACGAGGGCGGTGAGGGCCAGAACGAGCAGAACCTGAGAGCGCGAAAGGATCATCGTGAGCAAATACACAAGCCGATCGAGACGATCTTAATCCCTCCAATGCCTGCTTTTTGGTAGAACGCGTGGGCCTGTAGCTTCCTCCCTCTGTCGCTTGACGGCGAATAATTCTTAGGAGACCATGACTACTAACTCGTCTTGTTCTTTACAAGCTAGATCGCCTCTGCTGTCTGTCCTGTCTGCTGGTTTTGTTGCACACCATGGAACAAATCGAATTCATCATCCATCCTGATGGCCGCGTCGAGGAGCGCGTCGAGGGGGTCACAGGCAATAGCTGCTCGGAGCTGACCCGCTCGATCGAGCAGGCGCTGGGCCACACCTGTCATACGCAGCTCACCGCCGAGTACTACCAGCAGGCGCAGGTGTCTCAGTCATTGTGGAATACTTTTGAACCTCACTGAATCTCGAAGAGCCGCAGGAGCCTACCCATGTCCCATTTTTCCCAAATCAAGACGCGCATCCGCGATCTGGATGCCTTGCAAAAGGCCCTGGCCGATCTTGATATTGTCTGTGAGCGCGGCAATGTCACGGTACGCGGCTATCGCGGCCAGACGCGCCCGGCTCATCTGGTGATCCGCCAGGAAAACGGACACGATGTCGGATTTGTCTGGAACGGCCAGGAATACGAGCTTGTCACCGACGTGCAGTTCTGGCAGCAGCGCTGGACGCTGGAACGCTTTTTGGGCAAGGTTTCCCAGCGCTATGCCCTGCACACGGTTCTAGCCGAGTCGGCTCCCAAGGGCTTTAACGTCGTTACCCAGGAAAATCGTGAGGACGGCACGCTGCGGCTGGTGCTCCAGCGCTGGAACGGCTGATGAGCGCGGAAGAACCGGCAGCGATCCGCTCGGGCTACGAGCCAGAACTGGGCGGTGTGCTGCGCTCGGGCCAGGCGCGCTCCGGTTACGAGCCGGAACTGGGCGGGATGTTGCGCCAGAAGGCGGTCTACGTCGATGAGATAACCTGCATTGGCTGCGGTCACTGCGCCTACGTGGCGCGGGGCACCTTTTATCTAGAGTCCGAGTATGGCCGCTCGCGGGTGATCAATCAAGACGGCGACGACGAAGACCGCATTCAGGAGGCGATCGACTGCTGCCCGGTCGATTGCATCCACTGGGTCGGTTATACCGAGCTACCGGCGCTCGAAGAAGCGCGGCGCTTCCAGCAGATTCCGGATATTGGCCTGCCGCCCACCGCCCACAAGCTTAGACCCCGACGACCGGTCAGCCGCAAGCCGAGGGTCCAAAAAGCCGAGGGACGCTAGCCCGTCTGCTGCCTTGCAGGCTTGAACTTGCACAGCAATTCTACCCCTGGCTGCCGCTATCCTGGCCACCAAGCGGGTTAATTCTCACTCACATGGCCGGCCTGTTCGCCTTGAGTGACCTGCTGTTGCTGATCGCCATTTCTCTGCCCGAATCTGCCAGCGATGCTGTGCGAAAATTGAGGCAAACCGCCGTTCTCAGCTCTGAGCAGGTAGACACCGCTCTGCTCAGCATCGAGCAAGTCAAACGCACCTGGAGATTGCCATGAGCGAAAAGACAACTGACACTCAGCCCTGGAGGCCAGATGAGCAGGCTCGTCAACAGCTAAGCGAACAGCTACGGGCGGCTAGCGCGGGCTTGCGCCAGAGCAGCGCAGCCATCCAGCAACTGATCGATGAGCTGGAGCGCTGCCGGGCGGACAGCCCTCTTGGTCGCTACCATGCCCGCCGCCAGCGTGAAGCGCAAGCAAAACAAGCTGAGACGGCATGAGCGGCACCGCCGGCTCAGTGCATCTAGCAGGGGAGCACGGTTGATTAGCACAATGCAGACAGGATCTAAGGAGGTTTTGTGCAACGCAAGAGACAGGGGGGATGGTGTGCCTTTTGAAGCTGTAGCGACTGAGCTAAAGTTTTTTAATGAGGCTCAAGCGAGTAAACCCTATTCCAGCCGAGTTCACATCACTGAGAATGAGATTCAAAGATGGAGTGTCCTGAGCGCTCAGTCACGTACAGTTATGTTTGACCAAATAGCTACCTATCTGGCGCGCAGCTTCCATAACTCTAAACTGAGCTTTGAATCTTGCAACGCAATCATGAATGATATTTACGGCGTGATAATCTCGGCGGGTGAAAGTCCTCCAGCCCTATTTTTAGAGATTTACCTCGCATTTGACGAAGGGGAGCACTACCACAACGACAGGCGCGATGAAGATCCTGCTTTAGTATATACAAGATCAAGAATTGCTCAGATTCTTGAGGGTTTGTCATCGTCACCGTAGATCTTGAACTGATCTTTTCAGTATCGAATCAAAAGGGAGACGTTAAATGTCTTTCCAAGGATGCGATAGGTCGAGTTACTGCCGATGGTTGAGCAAAGATTACAAGCAGTGCCAGAGAGTAGTGAGTCGATGACCAACTTGGCGAATATTTGCCTGGTCCTACAAAGATTGACCGTTACCCAGCCTGCCTCCGAAACCTCTTGACAACTTTACGAATCAGTTCTGAAACAGTGGGGGTAAAGTTCTACAGCCTCACCGAGCATGCTGAAGGTCAGCAGGCAGACCCTCTATCGAGCGCTACGGGCCGACTAGACCCCTGCTCTTCAAGCCCTCTGCGATCCAAAGCTTGATAAGAGACTGGCGCGTAACACCCAAGCGGTTTGCTTCTCTATCAAGAGACTTCACCATCCAATCGGGAAAATCTACATTGACCCGTTTTGTGCGGAGTCCTGGACGGCTCGCTTTACTGATATCAAGCATGGCCGTCATGTCCTGATCAGTATCATCAAAATGCTGGTCAAAATCAGATGCTTTCATAAAGTTCTATCTCCTCAATTCTTGAACGTCTCACCGAGATCAAGCGGATGCGGTCATCGCGGTAGGTGATTACGGCTGACCAGTGTTTGTTACCGATTAAGCCAATGATCATATTACGGGGCTCGTCTATCGTTTTTGCTGGAATCTCAAGATAGGCGGAATCTTCCCAGATGGCTTGTGCCTCATCGAAGGAAATCCCATGCTTGATCTTGTTTGCCGCGCTTTTGGCATCGTCGAATTCAAACTCCATGAACCCAGGTTGGCCTTAATGGTATAGAAATGCAACAAAAATTATACTGCTAGTGTAGCTTTTGCCTGTGTCATTGAAAAGTCCAAAAATGACAGAACAGGAACGCCAGGCTGAGCGCTAACTGACTACAGGAGCAGAGAGCATGATCAAACATTTTGACCACGTTACCGTCGTAGTACAAGATGTCCGGGCGGCCCAGCAGTTTTTCGGCCTGCTGGGGTTCGAGGAAGACAAGTCTGTCGTGATCGCGGGCCCAAAGTTCTCGGCCTATATGGGAGTAGACGGCATTGAGGCCGAACACGTCACGCTCGTCCTCGCCGATGTCTCACCGCGAACAGAAGTGCAATTACTGAAGTACCACCATCCGCATTTTCTCCCCGACCCGGCGATCAGCAATCTTACCAAACTGGGGTTCAACCACGTCTGCTTTGCCGTGGACGATCTGGAGGCTGAGGTGGCAAGGCTTGAAGCGAGGGGCGTCCAACTTCGCAACGAGATTATGGACTTTCATGGGCGAAAACTGGTCTTTCTTTGGGGACCGGAGGGCATCACTGTGGAGCTGGCGCAATGGGTCGAAGCCGCACGTAGCGCCGAAGCAGGCACTGCAGCTAGCTGATTTGGAACTGGAAAACTGGACACCGGGCCAGGTTATGTGCCTGCTGCGGTGGAGATGACTTTTATATCACTCTCAAGGCACCTCGACCCCGAGAGCTGCAAGGCGGCGGCGGCCTTCGGCGCGCAGTTGGGCTGTCGGGGCGGAAACATAAAATTCGCGCCAGAGCTGAATTGCCCGCTCGCGGTCATTGCTTGCGTTATAAAAAGCGGCGGCGTTGTCGCGCATGACGGCGGGTGCGCCCGGTTCGCGGGCGGCCCGCTCGAAGTAGGCGGCGGCCTGCCGGTAGTGGCCCAGGTGCCGAAAGGCGACCGAACCCGCCAGCCGCCAGAGATACCAGCTACCGGGCATCCCGAGAGCGTCTGCTCGACCAGGGTTGCGCTTTGCTGCCGCCGTCAAAATAGCGATCGCCTCTTTGGGAGCGCCCATCTGCTCGGCGACGGCGTAGTTGGCCTGAGTAGCGGCAAAGATAAACGCCGGGTCGAGGGCTGTGATCGCCTGAATGTACTCGGCACTGAGACCATAGCCGCTTTTTTTGCGCGCCGCGACATCGCCGAAATACTGGACGTACTGCAGCCAGAGCCAGTCGGCGAGCAGGTTGCGCCAGCCAAAAGCCCGAGAATGGAGCACGAACGGAGCCGGTAGCCGGGTGGGCTGATTGATTCCAGCGACGCGATCGGATGTCGGTGTCAGGCTGGGCCGCTGCAACCAGAGGACAGCCAGACCAAAGCTACAGGCGACCAGCAGCAGCCCTAGCGATCGAGGCATTGCAGGAGCGCCCGACCGGCGGCCTCGCCAGAAACAAAAGCGCCCTCTACCCGCGCCCCCGCGCACCAGCAGCCGGCCATCAGCAGTGGAGCGGGGGTATGAATGGCCAGAAAGTTCTCTTTGAGCGGGTTGTCGGGCATTGCGTAGCGCCAGCGGTGCAGCTGTACCCACTCTGGCTGGGCCAGATCGAGGGGCGTGTAGGGGGCAAGCCGCTTCGCACAGTGGTGCAAGATCTCGCCGGTCGTTAGCTCAGAGTCCGCCTCAAGAAATTGATGACTGAATTCGGGCTGAGCGTGGAGAACAAGGGTGAGAGAGACCGGATGCAGGCGCTTGGAAGAATCCACCGCGCTCCAGGCAAGAATCGGATCGTCCTCCCAGCGCAGGGCAACCGGCAATTTATCCGGCGGCACCGGGCCGTAACCGGCGATGAGCGCCAGACAGGGCTGAAAATCGACGGTGCTGGCCGGGGCAAAGGCAGGATCGTCGGCAAAGTCATCGGCGATGACGAGGCTCTGCGCCGGCGGAGCGGTGAGGAGCACAGCGCGCGCCTCCTCGCACGCGCCGTTCTCGGTGTGGACCTGCCAGTGGCCGCTATCGGTGGGGGCGATCGACTGCACCCGGTGCTCGAGGAGGACTTGCAGATCCTGCGCTAGATGTTTGGCGAGGGTACTCATCCCCGCCGGGCAGACGTAGCGCGGCGAGCGGTGCTCAGCACTGGCGGCTTCGAGGCTGCCGTCCGCCTTTAGAGTCGGTACGCTCTCGATCCAGACTGCTACTTCCTTTTGGGCGATGAGGGGGGCGAGAAAGGCGCGAAAAGTGTCGCTGCGGCAGGTAAAGTACTGGGCACCGTGATCGACGGACACCGTTCCGTAGGGCGTCTCGACCCGGCGGGTCGCGAGGCGGCCACCGACTCCCCGCGACTTTTCGAGTAACTTAACTTTTAGACCGGCTCGCCTGAGAATACGGGCAGCAGCCAGTCCAGTAATCCCTGCCCCGACGACGATCACATCTTCCATCTCCCCAGCCTACCCCCCGAAAGCCGCTGCCAGTGGCACTAAGATGAGAAGGGGAAACAGGAGAGATGGCATGAAAGACACTTTTGAGGACGAAGCTCTCGAACTCAACCGCGAGAACGTTGAACTGGTGCTCGACGAGATGCGCCCTTATCTGATGTCCGACGGGGGCAACGTCGAGCTGGTCGAAATCGAAGGGCCGATCGTCAAACTGCGCCTGCAGGGTGCCTGCGGCTCCTGTCCCAGTTCGACCTACACGCTCAAGTTGGGCATCGAGCGCCGCATGAGAGAACTGATTCCTGGCGTCGCCGAAGTCGAGCAGGTTCTTTGATCAGCGCAATCTACGCACTAAAAAGGCTCCCGTAACTGGGAGCCTTTTTGTCAAAGCCGGGGCATTAGCGGCCACAGGCGGCGTTGTTTTGGAGATGCTGTACACCGGCACCCGCTGCCGCTCCGACGACAGCACCGGTAAAGCCGCCGAGCAACAGACCGCCCACACCGCCGTAGGCAGCACCCTTGGTCACGCTGTCCTGCTTGGCTTCGCCCCGACAGGTATAACTTCTTTCGCCGCGCGACTCGGCTCGATTGGAGCTGACGCGGGCGCGCTCGGTGTGTCTTTCTTTGGCCTGACCGGGCTGGGCAAGCATCCAAGCATTCAGACCGAAGCCCATCGCCAGAGCTGTGATTACTGCAATCGTTTTGCGCATATCGGGAACCTCATCGCACAATCCCATCATAAAGAATTCTTGAATTTTGTACCTGTGTCCCACGGCATAGGCACGAGGAGCCAGTGGCTGCACCGTGCTGGCCCAGGAGCAGGCGGCGTATACTGAGCAGGCCGATTTTTGCGTCCGTCGTCTACTCATGGTCTGGACCCGCCGCCACATTCTCAGTCTGAGCGATTTCAGCTTCGTTGAATACGCCCTGGTTCTCCAGACGGCGGGTAGCTTCCAGCAGGTGCTCGCCCGGCCCAACCGCAAGGTGCCCACCCTGCAGGGGCGGATCATCGTCAATCTGTTCTTCGAGCCTTCGACGCGCACGCGCTCAAGCTTCGAGCTGGCGGCGAAGGCACTCTCGGCGGATGTCGTCAACTTCAGCCCGTCTACTTCTTCCCTCACCAAGGGCGAGACGATCTTTGACACCACCCGCACCTACCTGGCGATGGGCATGGATATCGTCGTCGTCCGCCACAGCCTGAGCGGCGTTCCGCAGAGCATCGCCCAGGATCTCGAACAGCTGGGCAGTCCCGTAAGTGTGATCAACGCCGGCGACGGCCAGCACGAACATCCGACCCAGGGGTTGCTGGATCTGTTTACCCTCTGTGCCCTGCTCGATCCGCACGATCCACGCCCCGAACTGCTCGCAGGCAAAAAAATTGCGATCGTCGGTGACATTCTCCACTCGCGGGTGGCGCGATCGAACCTGTGGAGCCTTGTCACCTGTGGCGCTGATGTCCACCTCGCCGGTCCCCCGACCCTGTTGCCGGCTGAATTTGCCCAGTTCGGCGTCACCCTGCACCACCGGCTTGAACCAGCCCTCGCGGGTGCTGACTTTGTGATGACCCTGAGGTTACAAAAAGAACGGATGGGGGACTATCTGCTGCCGAGCCTGCGCGAGTACCACAGGCTCTACGGCATCACCCGCGAAAAACTTGCCCACTGCCGGCCTGAGGTGCGCGTGCTCCATCCCGGCCCGGTCAATCGGGGCGTCGAACTCAGTTCCGACCTGCTCGACGATCCACGATTGAGCCTCGTCTCCCAGCAGGTGGCAAGCGGTGTCGCCGTGCGGATGGCCCTGCTCTATCTATTGGGCGGTGGCCGATAATCGCCGCCTCTTGCCGAACACCCCGCCACCGACAAAACTGGACGTATGCGATGCCAGAAAAGATGATGGACCGTCCCTCGCGCGACTGCCAGGTGGTGGTGATTGGAGCCGGGATCGGCGGACTGACGGCGGGCGCACTGCTCGCAGCCCGTGGCTTCGACGTGCTGGTACTGGAGCAGGCGTTCGTGCCGGGCGGCTGCGCCTCGACATTCAAGCGGCGCGGCTTTACCTTCGATGTCGGCGCGACCCAGGTGGCGGGACTGGAACCGGGTGGCGTCCACGAGCGGGTCTTCCGCGAACTGAATATCGAACCGCCGACGGCCACACCCTGCGATCCGGCCTGCGCGGTCTATCTGCCAGACGAAACAGAAGCGATCAATGTCTGGCGCGATCCGGTGCGCTGGCGGGCAGAGCGCTCCCAACACTTTGCGGGCAGCGAGCGCTTCTGGGCCAAGCTCGACCAGCTGTTTGAGCTGAGCTGGGACTTTAATCAGCGCGAACCCCTGCTCCCGCCGGTCAACCCCAGCGACTACCTGGCCCTCGCAGGCAAGCTCCGGCCCCGGACGTTGCTGACGGCCCCCTACGCCCTGCGCACGGTGGCGGATGTGCTCAAGGACTATCGCCTCACAGGCGACCGGCGGCTGCGCCGCTTTCTTGATATGCAGCTCAAGCTCTACTCCACCGCCGAGGCGGACCAGACCGCTGTGCTCTACGGCGCAGTCTCCCTGGGCCTCTCCTGCGAGCCCCACGGTCTATTTCATCTCGAAGGCAGTATGCAGGTTTTGAGCGAGCGGCTGGTGGAGGGGCTGCGCAAGTACAAAGGACGGCTGCTTACCGGCCAGAAGGTGCAGGCGATCCGCACCCAGCAGGGCAAGGCTGCCGGGGTGGTTGTCTTTGACCGCCGCCGCGAGCGGGAGTGGGAACTGCGGGCCGCTCAGATCGTGGCGAACGTGCCGGTCTGGAGTCTGCCGGATCTGCTCGGGACGGTGCTGCCGGTGCGCTATCGCGAGCAGATCGACAAGCTGCCGGAAGCGCCGGGAGCCTTCGTGCTCTATCTCGGAGTGCGGGAAGAAGCGATCCCATCCGGTTGCCCGCCCCACCTGCAGTTTCTCTACGACCTCGACGGACCGGTGGCGGAGAACAATTCGCTCTTCGTCTCGGTCAGCCGTCCCGGCGACGGTCGCGCCCCCGAGGGCCACAGCACGATCATCGCCTCCAGTTTCACCAATGCCAGAGCCTGGATCGATGCTCCCGACTACGAAGCGATGAAGGCGGCGTACACCGAGACGGCGATCGACAGACTGGCGAGCTACTTTCCGGACCTGCGCGAGCAGATCGTCCACGCCGAAGCGGCCACCCCGCGCACCTTCCAGTTCTATGCCGGTCGGCCCTACGGCTACGTCGGCGGCATCGGGCAGCGGCCCAACCACTTCGGCCCCTTCTCGCTCTCCAACCGCACCCCAATCGCCAACCTCTGGCTGGTGGGAGACAGCACCTACCCCGGCGAAGGAACGGCAGGGGTCAGCTATTCGGCCCTCAACTGCGTCCGCTTGCTCGAAAAGCACGCCCGCTGAAGGGCGCGAGCAGGAAGGCGATTTTTTGATCGCACACTTTTTATAGATAGAAGTGCTGACACTCCATCGGCCCCGCCGCCGCGCCTGCGCGTCTGAAATAGCCCGGCAATAGTCATCACTTACCTGTGCGTCTTCTGCACATGTCCATTCAATCTAATGCAAAGTTGGTTCTTCTACATTGGCGCTGGTATTGATCAGCATAGATGGCCCGAGTTTTAGAGTTTCTACATTTCAATTCCATCTATATCAAGGAGGACACTAAAGTCATTTGCGAGAGATACTGCGATTGGAAACCAGTTTGGAAGGAGAAAGTCTAATGCAGCATCATGCCCGCAAGATGAGCGCCCTCGCTGTCAGTGGAGCGATTCTTCTGGGAGTGTGCACAGCGGTTCTCGCCCAGACTACGACCAGTGAACCGAGTACGACCACCACTACCCAGACGCCGGGTGCGCGGACGGCACCGAGCACGACCACGCCAGGCACAAGCCCGGCTCCAGCGGCCAGAACCTTGAACCTCAACGCCGTCACCGTCGCCCAACTGGTCCGCGCCGGTCTCGATCAGCCCTCGGCACAGCTCATCGTTCAGAACCAACCCTACAGCAAGCCAGAGGATGTCCTCGAGGTCAAAGGGCTCTCGGATCGAACGAAGGCGGCTCTCAAAGCAAACATGGATATTTTGAGAGCTGAACCAGCACCTTCTGCAAAATAGCGCCTGTTTCTATCTTGAATAACTGTCGAAAACAACCGATGTGCGTCGTGGGATCTGAATAACTTTTCAGATCCCACGACGCACTTGATCGATCCTGTCAGGGCTGGGTAGTAGTCGAGCCTACTCCCGAAGCTGGCGTGCCCACCTGATTTGTACTTGGAGTAAGTGTATTACTTGGGGTCAGTGTGGTCGTCCCCGTGGTCGGAGCGGCAGTGACCGAAGGCTGAACGCCAGAGTAGGTGCCCGTGGCATAGCCGCCGGAAGCTGGATTCAAGTTGCCGCCCTGGCCGGAGTACACGCCGCCGGAGACGGGGCTGCTGCTGCTGGGCAAATTGGGACCCGCGTAGACCGGTGGGGAAGCGGGCAGGTTGCTGCTCGGATTGAGTATGCGCGGGGTAGTCGTTGTGCCCGTGGTGATTCCGGTGGTGGTGCCGCCGGTAGTGGTCGTAATCTGGGCACCTGCCGGTAGGAGCAGGCCGCTGCTCAACCATCCACCAGCGATCACCGCCGTCAATAGCATCAGTGAGCGAGTCATCGAGCGCCTCCTTGTCAGTTCTTTTATAGTAACAATATCTCGGTTTCTCACATCCTTCCCGTGGGTGAGATTGGCAGCAGCGAGACGATCGTTTCGCGCCTGTGGCGGGGCATCTTAGTAGAAAAACGACTGGGGGCGAGAAGGGGTGAGCACGGTTCGGGTTATGGCGGTGGCGGTCAATGTCTTCCGCGAGTCGGTGCGTGACCGCGTGCTCTATTTGATTGTCCTGTTTGCAGTGCTGCTGCTATTGGGAGCGCGGCTGCTGCCGGATCTCAGCGCCGGGGCAGAGTTCAAGCTCATCCTCGATCTGGGTCTGGGGGTGATTCACCTGTTCGGTCTGGTGGTGGCTATCTTTCTGGGAACCAGCCTGCTCTACAAAGAAATCGAAAAGCGCACGATCTACCTGCTCATCGCCAAGCCCCTCGATCCGGCAGAATTTATCCTCGGCAAGCACCTCGGCCTGGCGGCGGTGCTCGCAGTGCTCATCGCCTTGATGAGCCTCTGCTTTGCTGCCGTGCTCGCGATAGGCCGTGTACCGGCGGGCGGCCTCGCCGCTGCCCTGGGCCTCTCCGTCGCCTTTGGCTATCTCGAACTGCTCGTGATCGTCGCGGCGGCGCTCTTTTTTGGCAGCTTTACCAGCCCCGTACTCGCCTCGATCTTCACGATCTCGCTGTATCTGGTGGGCCACTTTACAGCGGACCTGCTCAACCTGGGCCGATTGTCCAAAAACGCCTTCAGCGCCCAACTCACCCAGTTTCTCTACCTGATACTGCCGAATCTCGAGCGGCTGAACCTGCGCAACGGTGCTGTCTACGGCCAACTGCCCCCTCCTGGTGAACTGGCGCTCTCGGGGCTTTACGCCCTTTTGTATACCGGCCTGCTCTTGAGCCTCGCAGTGCTCATCTTTGCCCGGCGCGAGTTCTAAAAACGTATTTGCCCCAGGAAACAGCTTCTGCCGTTCGTGGAATTTTCATTTACAAAACAACAACTAAAGTATTCGGTGCGCAAATTAACCGGTAATCCGTGAAATGTGCTT harbors:
- a CDS encoding NifU family protein; the encoded protein is MKDTFEDEALELNRENVELVLDEMRPYLMSDGGNVELVEIEGPIVKLRLQGACGSCPSSTYTLKLGIERRMRELIPGVAEVEQVL
- a CDS encoding aspartate carbamoyltransferase catalytic subunit, whose protein sequence is MVWTRRHILSLSDFSFVEYALVLQTAGSFQQVLARPNRKVPTLQGRIIVNLFFEPSTRTRSSFELAAKALSADVVNFSPSTSSLTKGETIFDTTRTYLAMGMDIVVVRHSLSGVPQSIAQDLEQLGSPVSVINAGDGQHEHPTQGLLDLFTLCALLDPHDPRPELLAGKKIAIVGDILHSRVARSNLWSLVTCGADVHLAGPPTLLPAEFAQFGVTLHHRLEPALAGADFVMTLRLQKERMGDYLLPSLREYHRLYGITREKLAHCRPEVRVLHPGPVNRGVELSSDLLDDPRLSLVSQQVASGVAVRMALLYLLGGGR
- the crtD gene encoding C-3',4' desaturase CrtD — encoded protein: MPEKMMDRPSRDCQVVVIGAGIGGLTAGALLAARGFDVLVLEQAFVPGGCASTFKRRGFTFDVGATQVAGLEPGGVHERVFRELNIEPPTATPCDPACAVYLPDETEAINVWRDPVRWRAERSQHFAGSERFWAKLDQLFELSWDFNQREPLLPPVNPSDYLALAGKLRPRTLLTAPYALRTVADVLKDYRLTGDRRLRRFLDMQLKLYSTAEADQTAVLYGAVSLGLSCEPHGLFHLEGSMQVLSERLVEGLRKYKGRLLTGQKVQAIRTQQGKAAGVVVFDRRREREWELRAAQIVANVPVWSLPDLLGTVLPVRYREQIDKLPEAPGAFVLYLGVREEAIPSGCPPHLQFLYDLDGPVAENNSLFVSVSRPGDGRAPEGHSTIIASSFTNARAWIDAPDYEAMKAAYTETAIDRLASYFPDLREQIVHAEAATPRTFQFYAGRPYGYVGGIGQRPNHFGPFSLSNRTPIANLWLVGDSTYPGEGTAGVSYSALNCVRLLEKHAR
- a CDS encoding photosystem II complex extrinsic protein U, translated to MQHHARKMSALAVSGAILLGVCTAVLAQTTTSEPSTTTTTQTPGARTAPSTTTPGTSPAPAARTLNLNAVTVAQLVRAGLDQPSAQLIVQNQPYSKPEDVLEVKGLSDRTKAALKANMDILRAEPAPSAK
- a CDS encoding ABC transporter permease — its product is MSTVRVMAVAVNVFRESVRDRVLYLIVLFAVLLLLGARLLPDLSAGAEFKLILDLGLGVIHLFGLVVAIFLGTSLLYKEIEKRTIYLLIAKPLDPAEFILGKHLGLAAVLAVLIALMSLCFAAVLAIGRVPAGGLAAALGLSVAFGYLELLVIVAAALFFGSFTSPVLASIFTISLYLVGHFTADLLNLGRLSKNAFSAQLTQFLYLILPNLERLNLRNGAVYGQLPPPGELALSGLYALLYTGLLLSLAVLIFARREF